A DNA window from Hordeum vulgare subsp. vulgare chromosome 1H, MorexV3_pseudomolecules_assembly, whole genome shotgun sequence contains the following coding sequences:
- the LOC123447118 gene encoding uncharacterized protein LOC123447118 isoform X1, producing MEITTHTDPEVDVQGFDALSVNTTPATGVVDHSVSFLVPGDPAALTLTRCSTKYSCRDTNRLRAMMEPKLRPTPWPLFKFNQETIQLELQWASFSVSGVVTLETGPDVTEDSYEQTFYNTPCCVFLCCTGFDDKYPADMSLRNPMATC from the exons ATGGAGATCACCACCCACACCGACCCCGAGGTCGACGTGCAGGGGTTCGATGCTCTCTCCGTCAATACTACCCCAGCGACGGGTGTGGTGGACCACAGCGTGAGCTTCCTCGTCCCCGGCGACCCTGCTGCACTGACGCTGACCAGGTGTTCGACGAAATACTCCTGTCGCGACACCAACAGACTGAG GGCTATGATGGAACCAAAGCTCCGACCGACACCATGGCCACTGTTCAAGTTCAATCAGGAGACCATCCAGCTGGAACTACAGTGGGCATCATTTTCAG TGTCAGGCGTTGTGACCCTTGAGACTGGACCTGATGTCACCGAAGATAGCTATGAGCAGACCTTTTATAACACCCCCTGCTGTG TTTTCCTATGTTGTACAGGATTTGATGACAAATACCCAGCTGATATGTCATTACGGAATCCAATGGCAACCTGCTGA
- the LOC123447118 gene encoding uncharacterized protein LOC123447118 isoform X2: MEITTHTDPEVDVQGFDALSVNTTPATGVVDHSVSFLVPGDPAALTLTRCSTKYSCRDTNRLRAMMEPKLRPTPWPLFKFNQETIQLELQWASFSVSGVVTLETGPDVTEDSYEQTFYNTPCCGFDDKYPADMSLRNPMATC, encoded by the exons ATGGAGATCACCACCCACACCGACCCCGAGGTCGACGTGCAGGGGTTCGATGCTCTCTCCGTCAATACTACCCCAGCGACGGGTGTGGTGGACCACAGCGTGAGCTTCCTCGTCCCCGGCGACCCTGCTGCACTGACGCTGACCAGGTGTTCGACGAAATACTCCTGTCGCGACACCAACAGACTGAG GGCTATGATGGAACCAAAGCTCCGACCGACACCATGGCCACTGTTCAAGTTCAATCAGGAGACCATCCAGCTGGAACTACAGTGGGCATCATTTTCAG TGTCAGGCGTTGTGACCCTTGAGACTGGACCTGATGTCACCGAAGATAGCTATGAGCAGACCTTTTATAACACCCCCTGCTGTG GATTTGATGACAAATACCCAGCTGATATGTCATTACGGAATCCAATGGCAACCTGCTGA
- the LOC123447118 gene encoding uncharacterized protein LOC123447118 isoform X3, with product MEITTHTDPEVDVQGFDALSVNTTPATGVVDHSVSFLVPGDPAALTLTRCSTKYSCRDTNRLRAMMEPKLRPTPWPLFKFNQETIQLELQWASFSVSGVVTLETGPDVTEDSYEQTFYNTPCCGSFPMLYRI from the exons ATGGAGATCACCACCCACACCGACCCCGAGGTCGACGTGCAGGGGTTCGATGCTCTCTCCGTCAATACTACCCCAGCGACGGGTGTGGTGGACCACAGCGTGAGCTTCCTCGTCCCCGGCGACCCTGCTGCACTGACGCTGACCAGGTGTTCGACGAAATACTCCTGTCGCGACACCAACAGACTGAG GGCTATGATGGAACCAAAGCTCCGACCGACACCATGGCCACTGTTCAAGTTCAATCAGGAGACCATCCAGCTGGAACTACAGTGGGCATCATTTTCAG TGTCAGGCGTTGTGACCCTTGAGACTGGACCTGATGTCACCGAAGATAGCTATGAGCAGACCTTTTATAACACCCCCTGCTGTGGTAG TTTTCCTATGTTGTACAGGATTTGA
- the LOC123447118 gene encoding uncharacterized protein LOC123447118 isoform X4: MEITTHTDPEVDVQGFDALSVNTTPATGVVDHSVSFLVPGDPAALTLTRCSTKYSCRDTNRLRAMMEPKLRPTPWPLFKFNQETIQLELQWASFSVSGVVTLETGPDVTEDSYEQTFYNTPCCGRI; encoded by the exons ATGGAGATCACCACCCACACCGACCCCGAGGTCGACGTGCAGGGGTTCGATGCTCTCTCCGTCAATACTACCCCAGCGACGGGTGTGGTGGACCACAGCGTGAGCTTCCTCGTCCCCGGCGACCCTGCTGCACTGACGCTGACCAGGTGTTCGACGAAATACTCCTGTCGCGACACCAACAGACTGAG GGCTATGATGGAACCAAAGCTCCGACCGACACCATGGCCACTGTTCAAGTTCAATCAGGAGACCATCCAGCTGGAACTACAGTGGGCATCATTTTCAG TGTCAGGCGTTGTGACCCTTGAGACTGGACCTGATGTCACCGAAGATAGCTATGAGCAGACCTTTTATAACACCCCCTGCTGTGGTAG GATTTGA
- the LOC123447706 gene encoding actin-depolymerizing factor 7 — MANAASGMAVDDECKLKFLELKAKRTHRFIIYKIDDKKKMVVVEKVGEPALNYEDFAASLPTNECRYAIFDYDFVTEENCQKSKIFFVAWSPDTARVRSKMIYASSKERFKRELDGIQVELQATDPTEVGFDVIQGRAN, encoded by the exons ATG GCAAACGCTGCGTCAGGCATGGCTGTGGACGACGAATGCAAGCTCAAGTTCCTGGAGCTGAAGGCGAAGCGAACCCACCGCTTCATCATCTACAAGATAGATGACAAGAAGAAGATGGTTGTGGTGGAGAAGGTCGGCGAGCCTGCCCTGAACTATGAGGACTTCGCCGCCAGCCTCCCCACCAATGAATGCAGATACGCGATATTCGACTATGACTTTGTCACTGAGGAGAACTGCCAGAAGAGCAAGATATTCTTCGTCGCATG GTCTCCTGACACCGCACGCGTGAGGAGCAAGATGATCTACGCGAGCTCCAAGGAGAGGTTCAAGAGGGAGCTCGATGGCATCCAAGTAGAGCTGCAGGCGACAGACCCGACCGAGGTCGGCTTTGATGTCATCCAAGGCCGCGCCAACTGA
- the LOC123447615 gene encoding uncharacterized protein LOC123447615, whose translation MDGHSSDLGGVPAVAPHGDSSMVTGGTGIPPGKQSALDRPLRQGEAAGCSLEAGTCAGSSRPAGSGPKKDLQKCATFPPSAVEAEQEDPCCHAGDDASKDAHTYHRSVSLPSAVKLIPAIKGSRQKNGIPLPAEDRHIKWAADVYDPPVSSVSHSVNNSYQRRPKPRKKDKSKQKEKRKARNKKKTNNASQNPAVLQTPGLEDLGTSIGSEAPADPGKLETEMLDYGISSQEAKCGSSFLLETVAKMHFSTAEAS comes from the exons ATGGATGGTCATTCATCCGATCTCGGGGGGGTGCCAGCGGTGGCACCTCATGGTGACTCTTCAATGGTCACTGGTGGCACGGGCATTCCTCCAGGGAAGCAGTCTGCCCTGGATCGACCTCTGAGGCAGGGGGAGGCTGCCGGTTGTTCGTTGGAGGCTGGAACGTGCGCGGGTTCCTCCAGGCCGGCCGGCTCGGGGCCGAAGAAAGACCTCCAGAAGTGCGCGACGTTTCCGCCATCTGCCGTCGAGGCCGAACAGGAGGATCCGTGctgtcacgccggtgatgatgcGTCGAAGGATGCGCACACTTACCACCGCTCCGTGTCATTGCCT TCAGCTGTGAAGCTCATCCCTGCTATCAAAGGAAGCCGCCAAAAGAATGGGATTCCTTTACCAGCAGAGGATCGCCACATCAAATGGGCGGCCGATGTGTATGACCCCCCTGTTTCATCCGTTTCCCATTCTGTGAACAACAGCTACCAGCGACGTCCCAAGCCTCGTAAAAAGGACAAGAGCAAACAGAAAGAGAAGCGGAAGGCCAGGAACAAGAAGAAAACTAACAACGCTTCCCAGAACCCAGCTGTGCTCCAGACTCCGGG GCTGGAAGACCTTGGCACCTCTATTGGTAGCGAGGCCCCAGCCGACCCCGGCAAGCTTGAGACTGAGATGTTGGACTATGGGATCAGCAGCCAAGAGGCCAAATGCGGAAGCAGCTTCCTGCTCGAGACGGTTGCTAAGATGCATTTCTCCACCGCCGAGGCCTCCTGA